In the genome of Populus trichocarpa isolate Nisqually-1 chromosome 10, P.trichocarpa_v4.1, whole genome shotgun sequence, the window ACTCTTGACAGAACACCGCTTACCGAaaagtataataaattaatgattCTATGCCCAGGAAGATTTATCctgttttcatttttctataCCGGGTTTAATTTAACGAAACAAATTGTTTCTATAGCTATTTTTTGACACTGTCACaactaatatatttatgagaATCGTTTCCAGATCTTCTCGCAATTCATGGAAGCTAACCTATGACACGACCTCCCTTCTTAGTTCTTACTATTTAAACCAGGCCTTTAAAATAAGTTAATGTTATTTAAAAGAACGTGATCTGATTTATTAACTAGAGATAAATATATAGCTATAATTCTACTTGCAAACGTCGAGGAAGTGGGTATACAACAAACCTGCCACAGCatcataagaagaaaaaaagagagaaaatcctCCCAACAGACGTTCCACTGAGCTTGTagtttatctataattttttgtgaGATAAAAGAGATGCGGACTCCAGTTGAACTTATAACAACAGGTTGCTAATATTAATCATAACGATCAAACTATtgtaattaagatttaaataacCGAGAGGCCTGtgagcaaagaaaaaataatgcataTATGGATTGCCAACACCTATTTAAAACTTCATTACAATATTCTGTCTTTGTAATTATTAACAATTTGTATTATAAGTGGGACTCCAACTTGAGTCCCAATCTCTCTTATTTTACAAAACCATCGACAAATTACTTGGACAAAACTTTAAAAGGGCCCTGCATGCTTTTGAGCAGCAGCAAAAGCAAgactatcatatatatatatatatatatataaagtgtaGGGTAATGCAATTATTCCCTTGTACCACATAACAACAACTCAAATATCAGAAGTCTTTTCATAAAGACATCTGCTGTCTATCTTTTGAGTTTCATACATATTATATATGTATGTGTGAATAGATCAATGGATGAATAAGCCCCTGAGATGGTTTGATGACAACAGTACTAATTGTGCCTTTTGTGTGGATAGATTAATGGGATAAAGAAGACTAGTCTAGAAATTAAGCAGCCACCATATAATTGTGCCCGTGTTTCTGTTTGTTTTATGAAGGACTACAGATCTTATGTCCTCATTTCAACTGACATGGAAAAAGTAAATAGAACATAGAATGATTACAAAGATTAAGAGATTCAGCTGGGAATCATTTTGGTAACATTACTGTtccatttttgtctttttgtgaCACAGcatacatgcatattgataGTATACAACTTATCGTCCTAAATATGAAGAGTAAATATTAACCTAACtagtaaaaaaaccatataggTGGATTTATGGCATCCCGATCACACCAACAGTGTACGCAGTCATGGTTAAACTGGACGGTGTAACATCGACAGAGCCAGctagaaacaaacaaaagggCATAGATATATGtaagagaaagaagaagttaaattaaataaagaaacaaataggACTTCTTCATTATATAAGAAAGTAATTGAAGAGGAGGTTGTGGCAGCTAGCCTATTCAAGAAAGATTCAAACCATTGAAACAATTTTATTTCCCATTTGAGATCGAGTAACAAGTTAtacttgctttctttttagCCAAAGATCATGAGTGGCAGTATAGAGAACAAGGTTGTAATAAGGGAATACAATGAAGACAGGGATATTAAAGTGGTGGGGAAGCTTGAGAGGAAGTGCGAGATAGGATCTAATAAGGAAGTCTCCATTTTCACCAACATGATGGGCGACCCTCTATCTAGGATTAGGTTCTATCCTGTTCATGTTATGCTGGTGGGTGAACTACAGCAATGGATTCTCTCTCTCCATTACCAGCTTAATTTCTCCAAATCAAATTATACGGAATATGATCTTGCTAACCTATATATAGTGAAATATTGATCATTTGTCTTTCTTCTAACTCTCTCTACAACTAAGGAAATGAACTCCCTTGTCCCCCATAAGACATGTGTAGCTAGCTTTCTTGATTGCTAACTAGCTAGTCGACCACTGATATGCTTGAAATGGCCTACAGGTTGCCGAGCTGCGTGAAAATGGGGAACTTGTCGGTGTAGTTAAAGGATGCATCAAATGTGTGGGGACTAGATTTGGAGCATCATATGTAAGGTTGGGCTGCATCCTAGGCCTTCGAGTTTCTCCTAGACATcggtatctctctctctccccctatTACTTGAGTATATTTGCAAGTTGActgtttttttcatggttaatTTCCTGAACAAGGGAACTTATGTTGAGCATGTTCAAAAAGCTAATTTGTTGCAAATATCATCGAACAACTTATTTGTCATAAAACCATCATGATATATAGTTTATCATCTTCTTATTTGTTCAAATATCTTGATAAAGATAATCCCATCAATATTGAAAGCTAACGGAATACTAGCAGGCTTAAGTAATTAATAATCTTGAATAACaaagaagaatttttatttttttataagccaAGATGTAGAACACAAACACATGCTCGTGACTTGTGAGCACCCTCATGCATGGAGATAGGAAGTTCTAAGATGTTAGTTTGTGAAAGGGagttaccatatatatatatatatatatatatatgagcggATTTAATTTAGCAGCTACTTGGcttctttttgttcttaataaggTGAAAAGAGCAGATTTGAAACGAAATTCTACTTTGTCTTTCCTGCTTTGTATGGATAGTCCCAGTTGATAACCCGTTTGCTTAGTTAATATAAAGATACTTTGAGAATAATCtatcttatttttctctcatAATGTCATACTTCCTTGCCTGTGTTTTGTTATAATGTTTATACTAACTACATGAGATTACGTTTGAGAAATGCATAAAAGTACTTGAGCATATAAACAGTACGTATATGTTAATTTGCTTGCATTATGCTAATTTATGAACGTGTACATTTGTGCAACCTAATTAATGTAGACGAATGGGGATCGGGCTGGAACTTGTCAAGTCAGTTGAAGAATGGCTGATAGGAAATGGGGCACACTATACTTTCCTAGCAACTGAAAAGAACAATGTGGCCTCTACGAATCTCTTCACTTCCAAGTGCAATTACATGAACTTTACCTCGTTGGTCATATTTGTTCAACCAGCCAGTCTTCCTGTAAAGGGCCTGTCTCAAGACATAAAAATAGAGAAGCTGCAAACAGACCAGGCCATTTATTTGTACAACAATAAGTTCAAGAGCAAGGACATATATCCAACCGACGTTGATGCTATCTTGAAGGAAAAGCTGAGCATTGGTACATGGGTATCTTATTTTAAAGAAGAGGAATGGATTAGTTTGCACAGTAATGAAAGGAATGAAGACATCATCACTAGAACTCCAAGTTCTTGGGCTATGTTTAGCATATGGAATTCTTGTGAGGCATACAAGCTTCATATAAGAAAGTCTCACCATCCGTTCAAGTTTTTTCACGCAACTTTAAGCCATGCAAGAGATAAGATTTTCCCTTGCCTTAAATTCCCAATATGTCACTCGCTACAGAAACCATTTGGGTTCCTCTTTCTGTTCGGGCTTtatggagagggagagaggctCCAAGAGCTCATGAAATCCATATGGAGCTTTGCATCAAGATTGGCTGAAAATGTGAAGGACTGCAAGGTTATTATTAGTGAGCTAGGGGTCTCTGATCCTCTAATAGAGCATGTGCCCCAAGAATCCTCCATGTCTTTCATCAATGACCTCTGGTACCTGAAGAAAGTGAATGACAATATCACTGATGACAACGAGGAACCCGTGGTCATGGGGCAAGTAACAGGGAATGTATTTGTTGATCCAAGAGACTTTTAGCACACTGTATAACCTTAATAATCTTAGAACTTGGAGTTGCATAACTTGTAGCTAGCTAGGTGCTAGAGCTTCGTGCTGTTGCTCTACATGTTTTTTCGTCGTGTTGAGTTTGTTTCTGTCATGCCTAGTACTTCACACTCTAGAAAACGGCATGTGTGCATGCTAGTGCTGAAGAAGTctgtttaagttaaataataCTATCATCATGAATGAGCTCAAACACTATACTGGCAGGTTGATGAAGCTATGGGCGAGCAATTtggttttaaattgaatattttggtttcaaattttaatcttgaaACTAAATCCATCCGAGTGGTTTgttaattaatagcttgtttgattttggttatAGTGTTCTTGAGCCTTTAATTTTGGTTATAGTTCATATGTCTCTCCCCCAACACTAGTGCCATTATAACTTCTATGGAGAGATGAAATACACTTCGAGGGGAGtaacattaattataaattaatataatgcCGTCATCAGCACCCCAAATCAACCCCCGGACatctataataatttaattttgtccaTTATTTGAAACTTGTactcttttaagaaaaattattgaacttTTGTACTATTTTTTGTATTCATCAAGTCTCTTgatcatgtattttattttgtcaccgtatctttattattatatcacGTATTTGAAAACatagttgttgttattttttaaaatgtttttcattagaaaatatattaaaataatatatattttttattttttagaaaattatttttgacatcagcgcattaaaatgatttaaaaacacaaaaaaatattaatttgaagcaaaaaataaatataaaatttttaatatttttcaaaaatatttttgaaacgcaaaaacaaacagagctATAATATCATTAGTTTGCATGTGAGTTGACGTGGCACATTATCCTTTTGGATTTTCAAGCATAAGAtttcaatcaaaacaattttaagagTACAAggagttaattattatttcttaattcttacttttcatgttattatttttttaaaaaaacctcatcCTAAATGCGTAAAATGTGTCATACAACcccggattttttttatataaatatcgttataataatttaaaaataataatatacaaaaagggaaaaaaactaacatgcaattaaaacaaaaactggAGTAAAAGTatgtttttgtcaaaattaatatgaaaacaaTAGTAATATATATCGAATAGCTAGGAACTAATTATTTCGgtcaaagaagaaaacatggtGCAGTTCCTAgtttttcttcgtttttttcttaagagaacaacctaatttttcacttttaaattggtcaaaata includes:
- the LOC7485820 gene encoding probable N-acetyltransferase HLS1, encoding MSGSIENKVVIREYNEDRDIKVVGKLERKCEIGSNKEVSIFTNMMGDPLSRIRFYPVHVMLVAELRENGELVGVVKGCIKCVGTRFGASYVRLGCILGLRVSPRHRRMGIGLELVKSVEEWLIGNGAHYTFLATEKNNVASTNLFTSKCNYMNFTSLVIFVQPASLPVKGLSQDIKIEKLQTDQAIYLYNNKFKSKDIYPTDVDAILKEKLSIGTWVSYFKEEEWISLHSNERNEDIITRTPSSWAMFSIWNSCEAYKLHIRKSHHPFKFFHATLSHARDKIFPCLKFPICHSLQKPFGFLFLFGLYGEGERLQELMKSIWSFASRLAENVKDCKVIISELGVSDPLIEHVPQESSMSFINDLWYLKKVNDNITDDNEEPVVMGQVTGNVFVDPRDF